The Malus domestica chromosome 10, GDT2T_hap1 genome contains a region encoding:
- the LOC103449791 gene encoding extra-large guanine nucleotide-binding protein 1-like translates to MAYVMRKLSSAMAASGGGGGVDPVDFSTELEFSFADEYKGPPVGYVIPNAVPVDIHHIPTAAPVSSGSLLNNSSLPVIQPIAKSNKKPKKESKLAIEAKFGKEIVSSDSVTPAELEISKGEKGVSTLSDKVESSGDLAFSGSLSGSSKGVLELPDDGQEAQGFQNDMSPGDWGSSESGSSSQSLSSEVFSGREEADADEIPHHVKRPSAVTFRDPDSNDIVQEEEYDLSDAEEDVQVRPTVERNGKKGSCYRCGKGNRLTEKEVCIVCGAKYCYNCVLRAMGSMPEGRKCITCISFEIDESRRRKLGKCSRMLKRLLTKSEVELIMKAEISCQANQLPGNLIFVNDEHLSQEELVRLQSCRNPPKKLKPGCYWYDKVSGFWGKEGHRPCQIISPHLNVRGHIRQNASNGDTNILINGREITKLEAFMLKLAGVPCEGNLHYWVSADGSYQEEGMKQVKGKIWDKTTIKLVCNILSLPIPSDSANLSTEEVNTQNTFEEKMLNKIVLVGHHKSGTSTIFKQAKILYNVPFSEDERQSIKLMIQSRLYSYLGILLEGREWFEEESLIEKRKGKGHLLEEPGPSGNTSQLDDKTKYSIGPRLKAFSDWLLKSMVSGNLEAIFPAATREYAPFVEDLWKDPAIQATYDRRNEIQTLPRPAAYFLNRAVEISRTDYEPSDMDILYAEGITSSNSLTSMEFSIPPSAGNSNLDPPYQHDPSLRYQLIRVHQSSLGGNCKLVEMFEDVNMVAFCVSLTDYDEFYTDVNGVSINKMMASKQLFENIVTHRAFDQKNFLLILNKFDLLEEKIDEVPLTRCEWFNDFNPVPSQNPSSSHNNSNNPTLAHRAFQYIAVKFKRLFHSLTDRKLFVSLVTALESDTVDEALRYASEILKLEEEVPRLINEFSSASIEASSSA, encoded by the exons ATGGCGTATGTGATGAGAAAATTGAGTTCTGCTATGGCCGCTTCTGGTGGGGGCGGCGGCGTCGATCCCGTAGATTTTAGCACGGAGTTGGAGTTTTCGTTTGCCGATGAATACAAGGGTCCTCCGGTAGGTTATGTTATCCCAAATGCAGTTCCGGTTGATATTCACCACATCCCAACTGCTGCTCCGGTTTCTTCAGGCTCTCTCTTGAACAATTCGTCCCTCCCTGTTATTCAACCGATTGCGAAATCTAACAAGAAACCGAAAAAAGAGTCGAAACTTGCAATTGAAGCAAAGTTTGGAAAGGAAATTGTTTCTTCCGATTCAGTAACTCCTGCTGAATTGGAAATTAGCAAAGGCGAAAAGGGTGTGTCGACTTTATCAGATAAAGTCGAAAGCTCTGGGGATTTGGCGTTTTCTGGCAGTCTGTCTGGAAGTTCAAAGGGTGTGCTTGAACTACCTGATGATGGTCAAGAAGCTCAAGGTTTTCAGAATGATATGAGCCCCGGTGATTGGGGTTCATCAGAGTCTGGTTCGAGTTCACAGAGTCTTTCCTCTGAGGTTTTTTCTGGTAGAGAGGAAGCTGATGCGGATGAAATTCCTCACCATGTCAAAAGACCATCAGCTGTGACATTCCGTGATCCTGACTCGAATGACATTGTTCAGGAAGAAGAGTATGATCTTTCTGATGCGGAAGAAGATGTGCAAGTGAGGCCTACAGTTGAGAGAAATGGGAAGAAAGGGTCGTGCTATCGATGTGGGAAAGGAAACAGACTCACGGAGAAGGAGGTTTGCATTGTTTGTGGTGCTAAGTATTGCTATAATTGTGTGCTGAGAGCAATGGGGTCAATGCCGGAAGGAAGAAAATGTATTACTTGCATTAGTTTTGAAATTGACGAGTCAAGGCGAAGGAAGCTGGGCAAGTGTTCTAGGATGCTCAAGCGGCTTCTCACTAAATCGGAAGTTGAACTGATAATGAAAGCCGAGATATCTTGCCAAGCAAATCAACTGCCAGGCAATCTTATTTTTGTGAACGACGAACATCTATCGCAGGAAGAGCTGGTTCGATTGCAAAGTTGCCGAAACCCGCCAAAAAAGTTAAAACCAGGGTGCTATTGGTATGATAAAGTATCTGGTTTTTGGGGAAAG GAAGGGCATAGGCCTTGCCAAATAATTAGCCCTCACTTGAATGTGCGAGGTCACATAAGGCAAAATGCTAGTAACGGGGATACAAATATATTGATAAACGGTCGGGAGATCACTAAGTTAGAGGCCTTCATGCTGAAG TTGGCTGGAGTGCCATGTGAAGGAAATCTTCACTACTGGGTGAGTGCAGATGGGTCGTATCAGGAAGAAGGAATGAAGCAAGTAAAAGGAAAGATATGGGACAAG ACTACAATAAAGCTGGTTTGTAACATCTTGTCTTTGCCAATTCCTTCTGATTCTGCAAATCTTTCGACAGAAGAAGTGAACACCCAGAATACCTTTGAAGAGAAAATGCTTAACAAAATTGTTCTAGTTGGACATCATAAATCTGGTACAAGCACTATATTTAAACAG GCCAAGATTTTGTACAATGTTCCTTTCTCTGAAGATGAACGGCAAAGTATTAAGTTGATGATACAGAGCAGATTGTACAGTTATCTCGGTATACTGCTTGAAGGACGTGAGTGGTTTGAAGAAGAAAGTTTGATtgagaagagaaaaggaaaaggacaCCTTCTGGAGGAACCAGGCCCGTCAG GAAATACAAGCCAGCTTGACGATAAAACGAAATATTCCATTGGTCCAAGACTGAAAGCTTTTTCTGATTGGCTCCTCAAATCTATGGTATCTGGTAATCTGGAAGCCATATTTCCAGCAGCTACTCGTGAATATGCACCATTTGTTGAGGATTTGTGGAAGGATCCTGCTATTCAAGCCACATACGACCGGAGGAATGAAATACAAACGCTGCCCAGACCAGCTGCATATTTTCTTAATCGG GCCGTTGAGATTTCAAGGACAGATTATGAGCCCTCAGACATGGACATCTTGTATGCTGAGGGAATCACCTCATCCAATAGCCTTACGAGCATGGAATTTTCGATTCCCCCATCAGCAGGAAACAGCAATCTGGACCCTCCTTATCAGCATGACCCTTCGTTAAG GTACCAACTAATTAGAGTGCATCAGAGCAGCCTTGGAGGAAACTGCAAGTTGGTCGAGATGTTTGAAGATGTTAATATGGTCGCATTTTGTGTTTCATTGACAGACTACGATGAGTTTTATACAGATGTTAATGGGGTTTCCATAAACAAGATGATGGCAAGTAAGCAGCTATTTGAAAATATTGTTACTCATCGGGCCTTTGACCAAAAAAACTTCCTTCTGATACTCAACAAGTTTGATCTTCTGGAAGAAAAGATTGACGAAGTCCCTCTCACTCGATGCGAATGGTTTAATGATTTCAATCCAGTACCCAGCCAGAATCCCAGCAGTAGCCACAATAACAGCAATAACCCCACGTTGGCTCACCGAGCCTTTCAGTATATTGCAGTGAAGTTCAAAAGGCTCTTTCATTCTCTAACAGATAGGAAGTTGTTTGTTTCACTGGTTACAGCGCTAGAGTCTGATACTGTAGATGAAGCTCTTAGATATGCTAGTGAGATTCTAAAATTGGAAGAAGAGGTACCCAGATTAATTAACGAGTTCTCTTCTGCTAGCATCGAGGCCAGTTCTTCTGCTTAA
- the LOC108174774 gene encoding uncharacterized protein, with product MLNEREKGKFPSQSEQNPRGMEHCKVIRTLRSGKSYENREVVHHEAEVEEEEFTESAPLAAKSRSEAISAAGIPNPSASDKVQSRPNFNANKEKGLGSLFAPSDKPPYKPPLPFPQRQQQRSKDQQCIEFMKTLGKVQINLPLLDAIKQIPSYAKFLKELCSKKKKFLEYEKVILTEQCSVVLLHKLPPMKKDPGSFTISCTIGSLDFHKVLIDLGASVNLMPYSVFQKLGEGELKPTFVSLELAADRSVTYLLGILEDVIIKVDKLYLPDDFIELDMEEDKEVPLILGRPFMATARTLIDVEAGTLTLRVQGESVVFKLFEAVKRPLELEECFRVDVLDGIVHANFASRSSNDELLTCLTNHDATLSMEENVVDVIAALDSAPIHNPK from the coding sequence CCGAGCCAATCTGAGCAAAATCCAAGAGGGATGGAGCATTGCAAAGTAATACGGACATTGAGAAGTGGCAAGAGCTATGAAAACAGAGAAGTGGTGCACCATGAAGccgaagtggaagaagaagagtttACTGAAAGTGCACCGTTAGCTGCAAAGTCTCGGTCAGAGGCTATTTCTGCAGCAGGTATTCCAAATCCTAGTGCAAGTGACAAAGTGCAATCTCGACCTAACTTTAATGCAAATAAGGAAAAAGGCCTTGGTAGTTTATTTGCACCTTCTGACAAGCCACCATACAAGCCACCTTTGCCATTTCCACAACGACAGCAACAACGTTCCAAGGATCAACAATGCATTGAATTCATGAAGACGTTGGGTAAGGTTCAAATTAATTTGCCTCTATTAGATGCTATTAAACAAATCCCATCATATGCCAAATTTCTGAAGGAGCTATgttctaaaaagaaaaagttcttGGAATACGAGAAGGTGATTTTAACTGAGCAATGCAGTGTTGTCCTCTTACATAAGCTACCACCCATGAAgaaagatccggggagtttcACTATCTCTTGTACTATTGGTAGTCTTGATTTTCATAAAGTATTGATTGATTTAGGAGCAAGTGTTAACCTTATGCCTTATTCTGTTTTTCAAAAATTAGGTGAAGGAGAACTCAAGCCCACATTTGTGAGTCTTGAATTGGCAGCAGATAGGTCTGTGACCTATCTTTTGGGTATTCTGGAAGATGTGATTATTAAAGTGGATAAATTATATCTCCCAGATGATTTCATTGAACTTGACATGGAGGAAGACAAGGAAGTGCCTCTCATTTTAGGCCGACCGTTCATGGCCACCGCCCGAACACTTATTGATGTGGAAGCAGGTACTTTAACCTTAAGAGTGCAAGGAGAGTCAGTTGTATTCAAACTCTTTGAAGCTGTCAAGCGTCCTCTCGAACTTGAAGAGTGTTTTCGTGTTGATGTTTTGGATGGGATTGTGCATGCAAACTTTGCCTCACGATCATCTAACGATGAGCTGTTAACTTGCCTCACCAACCATGATGCTACTTTATCTATGGAAGAAAATGTGGTGGATGTCATTGCTGCATTGGATAGTGCACCAATTCATAATCCGAAGTGA